From Paenibacillus polymyxa, the proteins below share one genomic window:
- a CDS encoding ABC transporter substrate-binding protein: MRRNLTGIFVFIVLMLVVSACSGGNSGSSSATNGSASGTDATTADNGQPKDGGSLIIGVQADPVVLNPNYAGDRVSLTIDQAIFAPLFQVNNGKKTFYLADSLTPSADKLTYTLKLKKDLTWHDGEKLTADDVVFTINKILDEKQHSFLRSNFMVNGKPVQASKVDDTTVDFKLPQPAPAFEAALVQVSPIPKHIFENEADIEKSTKNNTPVGSGPFKFKEYKTGEYVTLERFDNYFGGKPHLDSVTYRIVKDSNAANLALQNGEINVNYLDPQNVDTIKATDKFDIFPYSEGRLAYLMFNENSDTKQLNKKEVRQALSYALNQDELIQVSYGSKDYADTAKSALTQDVLYHTNDVAFFNNDVNKAKELLKSAGAEGLKLRIIIPGGNKVQEAQALYIQQKFKDIGVQLDVNSMDSSAWSQKFVDTNAKDFDLAISGYIMGYDPDAYRILYSTGSSSNYSHYSNKEVDKLLEEGAGESDTTKRGEIYKKVQEILADDAVIYPIAYTKTIVAFDKQYGGIDQAVLKPVVIFEDLSKIYHK, from the coding sequence ATGCGTCGTAATTTGACAGGTATATTCGTATTCATCGTATTAATGTTGGTAGTAAGTGCATGCTCCGGCGGAAATTCGGGATCTTCGTCTGCGACGAATGGTAGTGCGTCTGGCACAGATGCAACTACAGCGGATAACGGACAGCCCAAAGATGGTGGCAGCCTGATTATCGGCGTGCAAGCCGATCCGGTGGTGCTGAATCCGAACTATGCGGGTGACCGGGTAAGTCTGACGATAGATCAAGCGATATTTGCACCTTTGTTCCAAGTGAACAATGGCAAGAAGACGTTTTATTTGGCAGATAGCCTGACTCCTTCGGCAGACAAGTTGACCTATACACTAAAACTGAAAAAGGATCTGACTTGGCATGATGGCGAGAAGCTGACAGCTGACGATGTCGTTTTCACGATTAACAAAATTTTAGATGAGAAGCAGCACAGCTTCTTGAGAAGTAATTTTATGGTCAACGGCAAGCCAGTACAGGCGAGCAAGGTTGATGATACGACGGTGGACTTCAAGCTTCCTCAGCCAGCCCCAGCTTTTGAGGCGGCCCTGGTACAGGTATCCCCGATTCCGAAGCACATTTTTGAGAATGAAGCGGATATTGAGAAAAGCACGAAAAACAACACTCCGGTTGGATCAGGTCCTTTCAAATTTAAAGAGTACAAAACTGGCGAGTACGTTACACTTGAACGGTTCGATAACTATTTTGGCGGCAAGCCGCATCTGGATTCTGTGACATATCGGATTGTTAAAGATTCGAATGCTGCCAATTTAGCCCTGCAAAATGGTGAAATCAATGTAAACTATCTCGACCCACAAAACGTAGACACCATTAAAGCGACAGATAAGTTTGACATTTTCCCTTACAGCGAAGGCCGCTTGGCTTACCTGATGTTTAATGAAAACAGTGATACAAAGCAGTTGAACAAAAAAGAAGTACGTCAGGCGCTTTCTTATGCACTGAATCAGGATGAATTGATCCAGGTATCGTATGGCTCCAAAGATTATGCAGATACTGCAAAGTCCGCTTTGACACAGGATGTACTGTATCACACGAATGATGTTGCATTTTTCAATAATGATGTGAACAAGGCGAAGGAGCTGCTGAAATCGGCCGGCGCTGAAGGGCTGAAGCTGCGCATTATCATTCCGGGCGGCAACAAGGTTCAGGAAGCACAGGCGCTGTATATCCAGCAGAAGTTCAAGGATATTGGCGTTCAGCTGGATGTGAACAGTATGGATTCCTCAGCGTGGTCGCAAAAATTCGTTGATACGAATGCCAAGGATTTCGATCTGGCGATCAGCGGCTATATCATGGGGTATGACCCTGACGCGTATCGTATTTTGTATAGCACGGGATCGTCCTCCAACTATTCGCATTATTCTAATAAAGAAGTAGATAAGTTGTTGGAAGAGGGCGCGGGTGAGTCGGATACGACTAAACGTGGAGAAATTTATAAAAAGGTACAAGAAATTTTGGCTGATGATGCGGTTATCTACCCAATTGCATACACCAAAACGATTGTGGCCTTCGACAAGCAGTATGGCGGTATTGATCAGGCTGTGTTGAAGCCGGTCGTGATTTTCGAGGATTTGTCCAAAATTTATCACAAATAA
- a CDS encoding DUF1304 domain-containing protein: MSLLSSILVGIVALEHVYILVLEMFLWTTPRAMRTFGTSKELAGVTKSLAANQGLYNGFLAAGLVWGLIYPDPVIGRQIELFFVICVVVAAVYGALTANKSILLKQGLPAILALISLLVF; the protein is encoded by the coding sequence TTGAGCCTACTTAGTTCAATATTGGTTGGAATTGTAGCGCTGGAGCACGTGTACATTTTAGTATTGGAAATGTTTTTGTGGACGACTCCACGCGCGATGCGTACGTTCGGTACCTCGAAGGAACTGGCAGGAGTGACCAAGTCCTTGGCAGCCAATCAGGGGCTGTATAACGGATTTCTGGCTGCTGGATTGGTGTGGGGCTTGATCTATCCCGATCCTGTGATCGGGCGGCAAATCGAATTATTTTTTGTCATTTGCGTAGTAGTGGCTGCAGTGTATGGTGCATTAACGGCTAATAAGTCTATTTTATTAAAGCAAGGTCTGCCTGCCATCTTGGCATTAATCAGTTTGCTGGTCTTCTAA